The following are from one region of the Amedibacterium intestinale genome:
- a CDS encoding DUF1836 domain-containing protein, producing MDKKSIFEDFHCPRWEELPQMDLYMDQLVTLLNGYLTPFTTEKQGKKITSTMINNYVKHGIVHAPVRKRYTKEHVAYLIVVCILKSVYSLEEISTLIQVQIEKCPQELAYNYFCTELENCLSSIFKCEEIQHIPSENVSASEVVLICNTLQSVAYTVYVREVLK from the coding sequence ATGGATAAGAAAAGTATTTTTGAAGATTTCCATTGTCCGCGCTGGGAAGAACTTCCTCAAATGGATTTATATATGGATCAGCTAGTTACTTTGCTGAATGGATATCTTACCCCATTTACAACAGAGAAACAGGGAAAGAAGATTACAAGTACGATGATCAATAACTATGTAAAACATGGAATTGTACATGCGCCTGTGAGAAAGCGTTATACAAAAGAACATGTTGCCTATCTGATTGTGGTGTGTATTTTGAAGTCTGTATATTCATTAGAAGAAATCAGTACTCTGATACAAGTACAGATAGAAAAATGTCCACAGGAACTTGCGTATAATTATTTCTGTACAGAATTGGAAAATTGTTTGTCCTCTATTTTCAAGTGTGAAGAAATACAGCATATTCCAAGTGAAAATGTATCTGCATCAGAGGTCGTGCTAATATGTAATACATTACAATCTGTCGCATATACAGTTTATGTAAGAGAGGTTTTAAAATAA